GATGCGTTTGAAGCCGGCGGGCCCACAGCCCAGGTACAGCGGCGGATACGGCTGCTGCACGGGCTTGGGCCAGCTGTAGATCGGATCGAAATCGACGAATTCACCATGGAATTCCGCCTTTTCGTTCGACCAGATCTGGATCATCGCGTCCAGGCGCTCGTCGACCACGCGTCCCCGCACCGCGGGATCGACACCGTGGTCCGCGATTTCTTCACGCAGCCATCCCACGCCCACACCGAAACGGAGCCGCCCCTGTGACACCAGATCCAGTGAGGCCACCTCCTTGGCGGTGTGGATCGGATCGCGCTGTGGCACAAGGGCGATGCCGGTGCCTACCACGAGCCTCTCAGTGACGGCCGCAGCAGCCGTGAGCGCCACAAACGGATCCAGCGTGCGGTAGTACTTGCGCGGGATCGGGCCGCCACTCGGGTACGGAGTTTTCGCGTCGACCGGGATGTGGGAGTGCTCGGCGAGAAAGAGCGATTCAAAACCGCGCTGCTCGAGCGCCTTCCCCAGGTCCGCCGGACCAATGCCCTCGTCGGTAACAAATGTCAGCACACCGAAGCCCATGACGCTTAGTCAACCGCATCCGCGCTCGGCTGTCAGCGCTCAGGCGGGCGCCGACGCTTCGGCGGTCCGCTTGGCTGGACGCACCGCGCCCCACAGCCCGGTGGCGATCCCGACGGCGGCGCCGCCCAGGCCGATCAGTTGCTGAGAGGGTTTCAACTCGCTGTGCACGCTCATCCCACCGACCAGGTCGGCCACGTCGGCCCCGGCGGAGGCCAGGAACCAGCCGCGCGTGTTCTTGCCGCGCAGGGCCGCGGCCGCAAGCAGGGCACCGATCAGCGCGTCGCGGTAACCCATCGAGCGCAACAACAGTCGCGCCGTCGGCGTCGGCTCCTCGGGATCGCCCCACAACTTGTTTGCGCGCAGGGGATCAACGAGAAACGAAACGCCAGAGGCAAGCCGAATGGTGCCCGCGGAGAGGCCGAACCGGTCGATTGACATGGTCTGAGAGCCTAGGAGCAAACCGCCCTCTCGCGCACGCATTCGATCCGAAAATCGGTCATGGCACCGGACACGCGGCGGCGATCTGCAGCGCGGCCGGCCACAGCACCGTGGCCACCCCGAAGGCGACGGCGTCGGCCGCGGTGGGCGACACCATTTCTATCCTTGTCTGGATTCGCTGGGTCTGCTCGGGATGGAAAACGGTCCACGCGAACCCAATACAGAGATAGGGAATCGCCAGCCACACC
The sequence above is drawn from the Mycobacterium marseillense genome and encodes:
- a CDS encoding DUF4267 domain-containing protein; the encoded protein is MSIDRFGLSAGTIRLASGVSFLVDPLRANKLWGDPEEPTPTARLLLRSMGYRDALIGALLAAAALRGKNTRGWFLASAGADVADLVGGMSVHSELKPSQQLIGLGGAAVGIATGLWGAVRPAKRTAEASAPA
- a CDS encoding LLM class F420-dependent oxidoreductase is translated as MGFGVLTFVTDEGIGPADLGKALEQRGFESLFLAEHSHIPVDAKTPYPSGGPIPRKYYRTLDPFVALTAAAAVTERLVVGTGIALVPQRDPIHTAKEVASLDLVSQGRLRFGVGVGWLREEIADHGVDPAVRGRVVDERLDAMIQIWSNEKAEFHGEFVDFDPIYSWPKPVQQPYPPLYLGCGPAGFKRIARLNAGWLSMTGSAQQLSPQLHQLRELVGQDVPVIHFHGGKATAAALEGYRDLGLQHVLVDLPTEPRDQTLRRLDALQAEFAKLA